Proteins encoded together in one Ipomoea triloba cultivar NCNSP0323 chromosome 4, ASM357664v1 window:
- the LOC116014689 gene encoding uncharacterized protein LOC116014689: MSQSQDYDHFGHRHTLVPLVLDDGERLTCKGCELSIDHPFHGCISCAYYLHDRCLHAPRSLQHAAHTAHPLTLLPAPTYSGKDYVCDACRSKGTAFSYSCCHCGFDVHLHCASLPETAALPEKHPHALKLVFDYKTEENTVFLCDVCNREVDEGAWRYYCAGCDFGTHLHCSGVGCLERVGDEDDGDGGETAGVNDHVAAMRQATKEMMELQLASARMQNSLNLSAAYANMMSQKFISTNTWKREMEFKHFSHNHGLVFHQMPQGAQIQCSGCHCPGTGPVYACWRCSFFLHDQCFRANRSLKHPSHPLHPLTLTPYPTYPSNSFYCNSCTLIGSGFSYSCSECDFDLHVHCAHSPIPNQAIPCTHPNPNPNPSPIPSFSPPTSAPAAASPSVHSPVPAKPAPEPEPPVGFPTWKDRETTHFSHPHRLKLTEVQEKDGKKCSGCEYIITGPVYTCVDPDCGVDFNLHKKCFELPREVRHKSHLDHALTLLPSPPYQDGDGFACNACLQKGSAFVYHCGACSFDLHVECVRWPEKVQRDDHKHALSLFYAPPAPPVPPKWRGRNGVDLLLSRMRLRNSLGLRGVEGAAAGG; this comes from the exons ATGAGCCAAAGCCAAGATTACGACCACTTCGGCCACCGCCACACGTTGGTTCCGCTCGTCCTAGACGACGGAGAACGCCTCACGTGCAAGGGCTGCGAGCTCTCGATCGACCATCCTTTCCACGGCTGCATTTCCTGCGCCTACTACCTCCACGACCGTTGTCTCCACGCGCCGCGCTCTCTCCAACACGCAGCCCACACCGCCCACCCCCTCACGCTCCTCCCGGCGCCGACGTACTCCGGCAAGGACTACGTCTGCGACGCTTGCCGCTCCAAGGGCACCGCCTTCAGCTACAGCTGCTGCCACTGCGGCTTCGACGTTCACCTCCACTGCGCTTCCCTGCCGGAAACCGCCGCCCTGCCGGAGAAGCACCCGCACGCGCTGAAACTGGTGTTCGATTACAAGACTGAGGAGAATACTGTGTTTCTGTGCGATGTGTGTAACCGGGAAGTGGATGAGGGCGCGTGGAGATATTACTGTGCGGGGTGTGATTTTGGGACCCACCTGCATTGCTCCGGAGTGGGGTGTCTAGAGCGCGTGGGTGATGAGGATGACGGTGACGGCGGCGAAACGGCCGGAGTTAATGATCACGTGGCGGCGATGAGGCAGGCGACGAAGGAGATGATGGAGCTTCAGCTTGCGTCGGCTAGGATGCAGAATTCGCTGAATTTAAGTGCGGCATATGCGAACATGATGAGCC AAAAATTCATAAGCACTAATACATGGAAA AGAGAGATGGAGTTCAAGCATTTTAGCCACAACCATGGTTTGGTCTTCCACCAAATGCCCCAAGGTGCCCAAATCCAATGCTCCGGCTGCCATTGCCCCGGAACTGGCCCCGTCTATGCCTGCTGGCGATGCTCTTTCTTCCTCCACGACCAATGTTTCCGCGCCAATCGCTCCCTCAAACACCCCTCCCACCCCCTCCACCCATTAACATTGACCCCCTACCCCACCTACCCTTCCAATTCTTTCTATTGCAATTCTTGCACCCTCATTGGAAGTGGGTTTTCCTATTCTTGCTCCGAATGTGACTTTGATCTCCATGTTCATTGTGCTCATTCCCCTATCCCTAATCAAGCAATCCCTTGCACCCAcccaaaccctaaccctaaccctagcCCTATCCCCAGTTTTAGTCCCCCTACTAGTGCACCGGCCGCCGCGTCTCCTAGTGTTCATTCTCCGGTGCCGGCGAAGCCGGCGCCGGAGCCGGAACCGCCGGTAGGGTTTCCCACCTGGAAAGATCGGGAAACGACGCATTTCAGCCATCCCCACCGATTGAAGCTAACGGAAGTCCAAGAAAAGGACGGGAAAAAGTGTTCCGGTTGCGAGTACATTATAACCGGTCCGGTTTACACCTGCGTTGACCCAGACTGCGGCGTTGACTTTAACCTCCACAAGAAATGCTTCGAACTGCCGAGAGAAGTCCGGCACAAATCCCACCTCGACCACGCGCTCACGCTCCTCCCTTCTCCGCCGTACCAAGACGGCGACGGCTTCGCCTGCAACGCCTGTCTGCAGAAGGGATCGGCGTTCGTCTACCACTGCGGCGCGTGCTCGTTCGATCTCCACGTGGAGTGCGTGCGCTGGCCGGAGAAAGTGCAGCGGGACGACCACAAGCACGCGCTGTCGCTCTTCTACGCGCCGCCGGCGCCGCCGGTGCCGCCGAAATGGCGTGGACGAAATGGCGTGGACTTATTACTGTCACGAATGCGACTTCGGAACTCACTTGGATTGCGTGGTGTCGAAGGTGCAGCCGCCGGTGGATAA
- the LOC116017530 gene encoding uncharacterized protein LOC116017530: MGKVKLGPPSKNSITHFSHPHPLELITTPSSSSLLSSHSCSACKLQLLSGSPFYACKTCNFSLHSDCFKLHKEITHPFHSHHVFTLLPQTPYPSGRFTCDACGEQSDGFSYRCTPCGLDLHVQCAVLPLSITHRSHHHPLQIVFPSVHSRMEVFSCDVCKSLGQGKFWKYRCHSCDFDAHLNCTKMLLSQSSQQGQTTVNASASRVSPPPLPRPNLGFRPQVPQQFNRPNLQNLMTPNVNLQGMNNGGRQNFEELVRAYVENYSRLYREQQAALGGVGGGGLSTQSGNYGGSFPGLDSYGGGGGGGGGGLDFLQGLNGGGGVNGGGDEYLRLLNGGGGGGLDFLQLLNAAGGSGGAGGLDYLQAFAGGGGGGGGGGTAALLQALMGGGGGVSNLSNILGGDGGASMINTLAGLFGGLNF; this comes from the coding sequence ATGGGGAAAGTGAAACTCGGACCTCCATCCAAAAACTCCATCACCCATTTCAGTCACCCCCACCCATTAGAGCTAATAACAACtccctcatcatcttcattattATCCTCCCATTCTTGCTCAGCATGCAAGCTTCAACTCCTCTCTGGCTCACCATTCTACGCCTGCAAAACCTGCAACTTCTCCCTCCATTCCGATTGCTTCAAACTGCATAAAGAGATCACTCACCCTTTCCATTCCCACCACGTTTTCACTCTCCTCCCCCAAACCCCTTACCCCTCTGGCCGTTTCACCTGCGATGCCTGCGGGGAACAAAGCGATGGGTTCTCTTACCGTTGTACCCCTTGCGGTCTTGACCTCCACGTCCAGTGCGCGGTTCTCCCGCTTTCTATAACTCACCGTTCTCATCATCATCCCCTTCAGATCGTATTCCCCAGTGTTCATTCCCGGATGGAAGTTTTTTCCTGTGATGTTTGTAAGAGCCTTGGGCAGGGAAAGTTCTGGAAGTATAGATGCCATTCTTGTGACTTTGATGCTCATTTGAACTGCACAAAAATGCTACTATCTCAGAGCTCTCAGCAAGGGCAGACTACTGTTAATGCTTCTGCCTCTAGGgtttctcctcctcctcttcctcggcCTAATTTAGGGTTTAGGCCGCAAGTTCCACAGCAATTTAACAGGCCGAATTTGCAGAATTTGATGACACCAAATGTGAATCTGCAGGGGATGAATAATGGTGGGAGGCAGAACTTTGAGGAGTTGGTGCGGGCATATGTTGAGAATTATTCTCGTCTTTATCGTGAGCAGCAAGCGGCTTTGGGTGGGGTGGGAGGTGGAGGTTTAAGTACTCAGTCTGGTAACTATGGAGGGAGCTTTCCTGGGTTGGATTCTTATGGAGGTGGTGGCGGTGGAGGAGGAGGTGGATTAGATTTCTTGCAAGGGTTGAATGGGGGAGGTGGAGTTAACGGTGGTGGTGACGAGTACCTGCGGTTATTAaacggcggcggaggaggaggatTAGATTTCTTGCAATTATTGAACGCCGCCGGTGGTAGTGGTGGAGCAGGAGGGTTGGACTATTTACAAGCATTTGCtggtggcggcggcggaggaggaggaggagggacGGCTGCCTTATTGCAAGCGTTGATGGGAGGTGGTGGCGGCGTAAGTAATTTGAGCAACATTCTTGGGGGTGATGGTGGTGCATCCATGATTAATACTTTGGCTGGATTGTTTGGAGGACTTAACTTCTGA
- the LOC116017726 gene encoding uncharacterized protein LOC116017726, protein MGRVNTSETAQSSVLHFSHPHPLHLSNPHQFLSCSACCLEAKSAPIYTCTQCNFCLHQTCFEMPRKLTHPFDTAHVLSLLPTPAYPEGLFSCDACGKRGSGFSYHCQPCGIDLHTICASLPTLLAHSSHHHPLSLTFSPPYQGNRFSCDLCRRVGSKNWLYHCTACEFDIHLSCITTIPAPHHITSNSFINQANPMAHNSPVRPPGIEMARFRPVRPAGNLGSALMNSLVNGLASGASQAATQAIIQGITGENSGGMDGENAEISY, encoded by the coding sequence atgggGAGAGTAAACACATCAGAAACTGCCCAATCTTCTGTGCTTCATTTCAGCCATCCCCACCCCCTTCACCTCTCAAATCCTCACCAATTTCTATCATGTTCTGCCTGCTGTCTTGAGGCTAAATCTGCACCAATTTACACTTGCACCCAATGCAACTTCTGTCTCCATCAAACATGCTTCGAAATGCCTCGAAAACTCACACACCCTTTCGACACAGCCCACGTTCTGTCCCTCCTGCCCACGCCTGCCTACCCCGAAGGCCTATTCAGCTGCGACGCCTGTGGGAAACGAGGCAGCGGATTCTCCTACCACTGCCAGCCCTGCGGCATTGATCTCCACACGATATGCGCCTCGTTGCCAACGCTCCTCGCCCACTCGTCCCACCACCACCCGCTTAGCCTCACGTTCTCGCCCCCTTATCAGGGAAACCGCTTCTCCTGTGATCTGTGCAGAAGGGTGGGGTCCAAGAACTGGCTCTACCACTGCACTGCCTGTGAATTTGACATTCACTTGAGTTGCATAACCACAATCCCTGCCCCCCATCACATTACAAGCAATTCTTTCATCAATCAGGCCAATCCAATGGCTCATAACAGCCCTGTCAGGCCACCAGGCATTGAAATGGCTCGTTTCAGACCTGTAAGGCCAGCTGGAAATCTGGGAAGTGCTCTTATGAACAGCCTGGTTAATGGCTTAGCTAGTGGTGCTTCTCAGGCAGCCACTCAGGCCATTATCCAGGGAATAACTGGTGAGAATTCAGGTGGAATGGATGGAGAAAATGCAGAAATTTCATACTGA
- the LOC116015034 gene encoding homeobox-leucine zipper protein HOX11-like gives MELGLSLGLGFTAAVNERLGRQEDGQEPEKSHRSNDSDEDDDVDVEDYDHATSSSEEPHRSADQRLAIFVPPVPLDLLPPAPVQNKNVAAARAAPSPAAEEVSSPNSVASSFRAIDFSIFKRNRNGAAVDDGRASDAAANGGASEPASRASDEDENGVNARKKLRLSKEQSAYLEESFKEHHTLNPKQKHALAKQLNLRPRQVEVWFQNRRARTKLKQTEVDCEYLKRCCETLREENRRLHKELQELRALKSSNPFYMHLPATTLTMCPSCEKVASTSTAAAAAPAAAAAAAVSAPTTPTTAAAPDSIPKPIPFLAKPRFFPFTAAHNPGHPHQSAAS, from the exons ATGGAGCTCGGCTTGAGCTTGGGTCTCGGCTTCACCGCCGCCGTGAATGAACGGCTTGGCCGGCAAGAAGACGGCCAGGAGCCGGAGAAATCCCACCGGTCTAATGATTCCGACGAGGACGACGACGTCGACGTCGAGGACTACGACCACGCCACCTCGTCGTCGGAGGAGCCCCACCGGAGCGCCGATCAACGCCTCGCCATTTTTGTTCCGCCGGTGCCGCTCGACCTCCTCCCTCCCGCTCCTGTTCAGAACAAGAACGTCGCTGCGGCGCGTGCGGCGCCATCGCCGGCGGCTGAGGAGGTGTCGTCGCCGAACAGCGTGGCGTCGTCGTTCCGGGCGATAGACTTTAGCATTTTCAAGAGGAACAGAAATGGGGCGGCGGTGGACGACGGCAGGGCGTCCGACGCCGCCGCCAACGGCGGCGCGTCGGAACCGGCGTCTCGGGCGAGTGACGAGGACGAGAACGGCGTCAACGCGCGGAAAAAACTCCGGCTTTCAAAAGAACAGTCGGCTTATCTGGAAGAAAGCTTTAAAGAACACCACACTCTCAACCCT AAGCAAAAACACGCGCTCGCGAAGCAGCTGAATCTCCGGCCGAGGCAAGTCGAAGTCTGGTTCCAGAATCGCCGAGCAAG GACAAAGCTAAAACAAACGGAAGTGGACTGCGAATACCTAAAAAGATGCTGCGAAACATTGAGAGAGGAGAATAGAAGACTCCATAAAGAATTGCAAGAGCTCAGAGCTCTCAAATCTTCAAATCCATTTTACATGCATCTCCCGGCCACCACTCTCACCATGTGTCCGTCGTGCGAGAAAGTTGCCTCCACCTCCACCGCAGCCGCCGCCGCACCGGCGGCGGCTGCGGCGGCGGCCGTCTCCGCCCCCACCACCCCAACCACCGCCGCCGCACCGGATTCTATCCCCAAGCCCATTCCATTCCTCGCCAAACCCAGATTTTTCCCGTTCACCGCCGCTCATAATCCCGGCCACCCACACCAGTCTGCCGCCTCGTGA